The following nucleotide sequence is from Alkalihalobacillus sp. LMS39.
AATAAAGTTCAGGTAACTTCATCAGAAATTCCACTTCAGGTTTAGGACGTTTCCAGTTTTCCGTTGAGAAAGCATATAAGGTTAATACTTTCACTCCAATGTCATTTGATTTTCTTACAATTTTATTAACTACTTTCATTCCTTCACGGTGTCCTGCCACGCGTGGAAGCCCTTTTTGTTTAGCCCATCGACCATTCCCATCCATGATGATCGCTACATGATGTGGGATACTCATATTCTCATTATTAATTGGGACATTTGGTACTTTGTTTTTTTTCCAGCTCGTAAACTTTTCAAACATATTTGTTCCTCCACGAATTTACCTAGAACGAATAATTTTTATGGTGCATGAATTAGTAGTAAAAAAACCCCCTTACACGAGAGGGTCTATTCCATTATTCTATTTTACCGTGAAAGTGATTATACTTCCATGATTTCTTTTTCTTTCTTAGAGGCAACATTATCTACTTCTGTAATATGTTGATCCGTTACTTTTTGAACATCATCTGTTGCACGGCGTAACTCGTCCTCTGTCATTTCACCGTCTTTTTGAAGCTTTTTCAAATCGTCATTTGTGTCACGGCGAATATTACGGACCGCTACTTTCGCTTCTTCCGCATATTTTTTCACTAACTTCACTAATTCTTTTCTTCTTTCTTCCGTAAGCGGAGGAATTGTGATTCGAATAATTGTTCCATCATTTGATGGAGTTAAGCCTAAATCAGCCATTTGGATCGCACGTTCGATATCACTCATTGCTGATTTATCAAACGGTTGAATGACAAGAAGTCTCGCTTCAGGAACGGAGATTGTCGCTAACTGGTTAAGCGGTGTTGGTGCACCATAATATTCAACTGTTACTTTATCAAGGATTGCAGGTGTTGCACGGCCTGCACGTAAAGTGGCAAACTCACGGTTTAAAGCTTCGATTGCTTTTTTCATTCTTGCTTCGGCATCTTTTAACAATTCTTTTGACATTATGATTTCCCC
It contains:
- the frr gene encoding ribosome recycling factor, translating into MSKELLKDAEARMKKAIEALNREFATLRAGRATPAILDKVTVEYYGAPTPLNQLATISVPEARLLVIQPFDKSAMSDIERAIQMADLGLTPSNDGTIIRITIPPLTEERRKELVKLVKKYAEEAKVAVRNIRRDTNDDLKKLQKDGEMTEDELRRATDDVQKVTDQHITEVDNVASKKEKEIMEV